GAGGCTTAATAAAATGACTCAGTTTTATAAAGTTTCAGCGTACATTTTCGGAGGCGTGGCTGTGGCAGTGCTCTCTGGGGTGGCATGTTTAACTTATCGACAATATCAAGCAGACGAAAGTTTAGTGAATGACGATTTCATAACATATAGCAAGTAGAACTCATGAGGTGAATGCGGCAGTGGTCGTATTCACCTCGCGTCGTTTATAGGAACTGAGAAAAATTATCAAAGGAGTATATTTATGGCTAGAAGAACATATTTTCATCATGTTGAGCATCGTAAAACCCAAGCACATTCGAAAACGACATTATGGCTTTCACTCATTATCACACTCTTTTTTACAGTTGTTGAGTTTGTAGGGGGACTTGTTTCTAACTCACTCGCGCTGTTATCAGATTCATTTCACATGTTGAGTGACGTCATTGCGTTAGGTTTATCGATGGTCGCGGTTTATTTTGCGAGCCGCCGACCAACCGCACGTTATACATTTGGATTTTTAAGGTTTGAAATTCTCGCAGCGTTTTTAAATGGGCTTGCGCTTGCAGTGATTTCTGCATGGATTTTTTATGAAGCGATCATGCGTATTATTTTTCCACAACCCGTCGAAAGTGGTTTAATGCTTGTCATTGCGACGATTGGGTTGATTGTGAATATTATTTTAACCGTCATTTTAATGCGCTCATTGAAGAGTGAAAACAATATTAATATTCAAAGTGCATTATGGCATTTCATTGGGGACTTATTGAATTCTGTTGGTGTTATCGTCGCGGTCGGTTTGATTTATTTAACGGGGATTCAGTTGATTGACCCGATTTTAAGTATGGTCATTGCCTTAGTCATTTTGCGCGGCGGTTATAAAATTATGCGCAATGCATGGTTGATTTTGATGGAATCCGTACCTGAACATTTGGAGACTGATGAGATTATGGAGACGATGAAATCAGTAGACCAAGTGTTGGACGTCCATGAGTTTCATTTGTGGTCAATTACGACGGACCATTATTCGCTCAGTGCGCATGTCGTGTTGGATAGTAGAAATAGTGAAGACGCGTACCGTACGATTAATCGATTGGAACGGTTGTTGAAAGAAAAGTATGGATTGGCACATACAACATTACAGATTGAGCATTTGGATATTAATCATTTGGATGAGGCGTATTTTGAAGACGTAAAGCATGATGGATGATGGTGGATAGCACATACTTGACTCGCCACTTGTGTGTTACTTTCAATAGGGAATGGTTTCACTAGCAAACGTAGAATAAGTTGAATATGATCAATAAAGTGCACGCATCGCTCGCATCAAGGCGGTAGGTGCACTTTTTTATTATTTTATTTGGCAATGTCTGGATGGGCTGTTGATTGTCCGGCTAAAAGTAAGGTCCATGTTGTGATAATAAATGGAAATGTCAGTGATGGGATGCCGATCGGTTCTAAAAATGTTGCGGTTGCTGCATACATCATAGGCGTCATAACTACCGTTAAAATAAAGGCGATCGCTGCTTTGAGATGATTGGCAGAACGGAATGTCACGCCAATTGCGATGATAGATAGCATCAAGTTAAAGCCGAAGAGACCCTCATTCAGTGTGCCAATATCTGCGCCAAAGAAAAATTCCAATAATAAACCTAAGAAGTTGGCAATTAAAAGATAAATGCCCGCGCGTCTTGAAGCGATAAAACAGGCGATCACCATTAGAATACCGCTGATTGTATGTTCGATTAAAAAGATTTGGCTCACGTCACTAAAAAAGGCATGTATCGGATGGAAAGTTGAATTTAAATTGACATGCACATCTGCAGTTAACGGTAAGACATCGACGTTCGTTTTAACAAATTTGAACTGTTGTGACATCAAGAGAACGACCCATGTGATAATGACAAAAGGTGTAGTGAGTTCGGGTAGACGGAATGGTTTTAAAAAGTTTTTGATGGCTTGTGCAATAGGCATCGCTAATACAATACTGATTAAAATGACGAGTATGCTTTGCCAAGACCAGAGTAGAAATAAAGTTAAGTCAATCGCAATCAGTACAGGATTGAAGCCTGCGAGACCGGAATGAATCTCTTCGTCGGTATAATTGAAAAATCGTGCGGTTAAGAGGCTAATGACACTCCCAATCATCGCGGCGAGTCCGATTTTCCAATTGCCAATCCATAGCGCGATTAAAATGAGTAAACCTGTCCATGTATTTTCGAGTAGGACGACTTGAGAA
Above is a genomic segment from Staphylococcus delphini containing:
- a CDS encoding cation diffusion facilitator family transporter, whose product is MARRTYFHHVEHRKTQAHSKTTLWLSLIITLFFTVVEFVGGLVSNSLALLSDSFHMLSDVIALGLSMVAVYFASRRPTARYTFGFLRFEILAAFLNGLALAVISAWIFYEAIMRIIFPQPVESGLMLVIATIGLIVNIILTVILMRSLKSENNINIQSALWHFIGDLLNSVGVIVAVGLIYLTGIQLIDPILSMVIALVILRGGYKIMRNAWLILMESVPEHLETDEIMETMKSVDQVLDVHEFHLWSITTDHYSLSAHVVLDSRNSEDAYRTINRLERLLKEKYGLAHTTLQIEHLDINHLDEAYFEDVKHDG
- the yut gene encoding urea transporter, yielding MSKWIHTFFKNISQVVLLENTWTGLLILIALWIGNWKIGLAAMIGSVISLLTARFFNYTDEEIHSGLAGFNPVLIAIDLTLFLLWSWQSILVILISIVLAMPIAQAIKNFLKPFRLPELTTPFVIITWVVLLMSQQFKFVKTNVDVLPLTADVHVNLNSTFHPIHAFFSDVSQIFLIEHTISGILMVIACFIASRRAGIYLLIANFLGLLLEFFFGADIGTLNEGLFGFNLMLSIIAIGVTFRSANHLKAAIAFILTVVMTPMMYAATATFLEPIGIPSLTFPFIITTWTLLLAGQSTAHPDIAK